One Urechidicola croceus genomic window, AATTATGTTATTCTTCAAGAATATATCGAAGGTGCTGATCAAGGAGATATAAGAATCTTGATTTTAAATGGAGAACCTATTGGAGCTATGAAAAGAGTACCAGGAAGTGATGATCATCGCTCAAATGTTTCTGCTGGCGGAACAGTACAAAGGCATACCTTGACAAAAGAAGAAAAAGCATTGTGTAAGCAAATCGGCCCAAAATTAGTCAATGACGGATTGTTTTTTGTTGGGATTGATGTGATTGGTGGTAAATTAGTTGAGGTTAATGTAATGAGTCCGGGAGGGATTACTTATATCAACAAAGTATATAAAACTAAAATTCAAGCAAAGGTTATTGATTTTGTTGAAAGTCAGGTTTTAGATAAGTTAGAAGCGTTTGATCGAAGATCAAGATTACGTAAAGCTGTTGAAGATGCTTAATATTTCAGAACCTTTAGTTTCTGTAAATTGGTTAAATGAGCATATCAATAAGCCAAACCTAATAGTTATTGATGCAACGATGAAAAAGATAACTTGGGAGAAAAATGAATATGAAAATCAAGATATTCAGATTAAAAATGCTCGATTTTTAGATATAAAAAATGTGTTTTCTGATACTACAGCATCATTTCCAAATACAATGTTGTCAGCTCAAGAATTTCAGGAACAAGCAAGGTTATTAGGCATTAATAAAGATTCTACTATAATTGTTTATGATGATATTGGAATATACACAAGCCCAAGAGTTTGGTGGATGTTTAAGTCTATGGGGCATGATAATATAGCAGTATTGGATGGAGGGCTTCCTATATGGGTAAAAGCAGGTTATACTACAGAAAAGCCTAAAAAATTTATTGGTAAGAAAGGAAATTTCATAGCAAATTTTAATCAAAATTTCTTCAAAAACTATACAAATGTTTTACAAGCGATTAATATAGGTACTGAAATTTTAGATGCTAGATCTATAGATAGATTTGACGGTTCAAAACCAGAACCTAGAGAAGGATTAAGAAGCGGTCATATCCCAACTTCAAAAAATATTCATTATAACGATTTGTTAAATGGTACTTTATTAAAACCAGTTGACGATTTAAAAAAAATATTTGCTTCTAAATTAAAAAAAGAAGATGACATTATTTTTTCTTGTGGTTCCGGAATAACAGCCTGTATTTTGGCTTTAGGTGCAACAGTTTCAGGTTATAAAAAACTATCAGTTTATGATGGTTCTTGGACAGAATGGGGAAGTTTATCAGAGTTACCAATTGAAAAATAGATTTTATGTTACGACTTTCTATTGATGAAATAATTGAAAAAATACAATTAGAAGAAATATTTGAGGCTGTTTCAGACGATTATTCTTTTACACTTAAGATTGATAAGTATGTACACTTTATTTGTGGAGCAGTACATGATGGACATCAATTTAGAAAATCACTTTGGAATAACTGTTTGCACTCAGAATATGATCGCTGGTTTGAAGAAGACCCAGCAACTAAAGAAATGGTACAATCATTTCCAATAGTAATTGCTGGTTGTGATTCTCGTTTTGAATACGATTTAAACCGTGCTCCCGAAACTGCTATTTATACTGATGCTTGGGGAAAACAATTGTGGAAAAACCCGCTTCCTGATTCAGAAAGAAAATATAGTTTAGAAAAACACACAAATTTTTATAGAGTAGTTGATGCATTAGTTCGAAAAATTGAAGAAATATTTACTGTTGCTGTAGTTTACGACATGCATTCATATAATTGGAAACGTTGGAATAGGGAAGTACCAACATTTAATTTGGGAACTGGAAATATTGATAATAACCGCTTTGGTGATGATGCAGAATCTTGGCGAAAATCATTATCAGAAATTAAATTACCACACAATATTAAAAGTACTTCATTAATCAATGATACCTTTCAAGGAAATGGATATTTCTTAAAATTTATTACGTCAAAATTCAAAAATACATTAGTTTTGGCAACTGAAGTTAAGAAAGTTTATTGCGATGAATACATGCAAATTATGTATCCAGAAGTTGTACGTTCAATAGAAGAACAATTAAAGGTTTTATTGCTTTTACATGCAACAAAATTTTATAGTAAACACAGAAAAGATTTATGAAGTTGACACAAGATAAAGCATTAATTGATATAGATAATAAAATAGATTTTTTAGTAAAAAAAATTGAACTTTTAAACTACATCAACCCTACAAATATCCAAGAGCAAAAAGCACTATTTTTTGCCTCAAAATTTACAGTTGAACCAAAATTTGAATATCCACAAGTTGATTTTAACTCCTATGAACTGCAAAGAGCACTTTTTTCAGTTAAAATTGAAGAAATTGATGATAAAGTACTTCGCAATTTATATGAGGACATTATTTATGAATACTCAGGTCTAATAGAATGTATTGATACGATTGGAAAAGGTAAAAAATTCTATTATAATAGTCTACGATGTTTTGGTTCTCCAAAAGAAGTAGATGTTGAGAATGCTAAATTTATACTCCATTTTGAAAACGAAAATGTTTCATTAAAGTCCAAACATCGTTTTAATGTCGATGAAACTGAAGAGCAATTTAGAGCATATTCTAAACGTTATGAATTTTCTTATTCTATAAAGCATTCAGATAAATTAACTGCTATTGCCATGGTTTTGAATAATGAACAATCTTTGATTTTAAATTCAAACTACACTTTTTCTCAGGCAGATATTGATATATTAACCAATCATGAGATTGGAGTCCATATGGTTACTACTATGAACGCTTTACGTAACCCCTTGAAGATTTTTTCTCATGGATTCCCAAATAATACCGAAACACAAGAAGGCTTGGCAGTCTTTTCAGAATTTATGTCTGATAGTTTAAATATGAGTCGTCTAAAACGAATAGCATATCGTGTTTTGGCTGTTGATTCTTTAGCAAAAGGGTATACTTTCTCTAAGACATTTAGAATGTTGTGCAACTATGGAATGTCAGAAGAAGGTGCATATACCGTATCAGTTCGTGTACATCGAGGTGGTGGATTTACCAAGGATTATTTATATTTAACAGGGCTTAGGAATATATATGACTTTTACAGCAAAGGTTTTGATTTAAAACCATTATTGACAGGAAAGGTTTCACTTGAATATATTGATTCAATAGAATATTTAATTGATAACGGCTTTGCAGTTCCTTCAAAGCATATTACAGATTCTTATCAAAAGAACAGTAATACCAATAAAAATATAGCGTTTATCTTAGAAAATTTAAAATAATATAGTTTGAATTAAATTTCATAACTTTGAGATATAAAATCTTAACGTTATGAAAAACAATTACTTAATTTTATTATTCTGTATTTTTTTGTTAAACGCAAATGCACAAGAAGTTTCAGTAGAAAGTATTGCTACGGGCCTTACAAATCCTGTAGATATTCAAAATGCTGGAGATTCACGATTGTTTATTGTAGAAAAGTCGGGTATAATAAAAATTCTAAATGATGATTATAGTATAAACCCAATAAACTTTTTAAACATTGAACCATTAGTTTTTTCTATTGGTGGAGAACAAGGATTATTAGGTTTAGCATTTCATCCAAACTATTCTTCAAATGGCTACTTTTTTGTAAATTATATAGATCTAAATGGAAATACAGTGATTTCTAGATTTTCAGTGTCTTCTGATCCAAATATTGGTGATGAATCTACAGAAGAAGTCATCTTAAGAGTTGAACAACCTTATTCGAATCATAATGGAGGTCATATTGAATTTGGATTGGATGGGTATTTATATATTGGCCTTGGTGATGGCGGTGATGGCGGTGATCCACAAGACAGAGCACAAAACGGAAATACGTTTTTAGGCAAAATGCTAAGAATAGATGTTGATAATGGTTTACCTTATTCTATTCCTTCTGACAATCCATTTATTGGTAATAGTGAAGTTTTAGATGAAATATGGGCATTAGGATTAAGAAATCCTTGGAAATTTTCATTTGAGCGACTAACTGGGCATTTAAGAATTGCTGATGTTGGACAAGGACAAAACGAAGAGGTAAATTTTGTGTTAAATGGAGTTGGTGGTCAAAACTATGGGTGGAGATGTTACGAAGGTAACTCAGAATTTAACACAACAGGTTTAAACTGTTCCGAAGGTGATTTTACATATCCAATAGCAGAATATAGCCATACGGCAGGTAGATGCTCTATAACTGGTGGATTTAGTTACTACAATACCGAATTTCCTGCTTTGTATGGATTGTACTTTTTTGCAGATTTTTGCACCAATGAAATAGGATCCATTGATGACTCTAATGAATTAAATTTTAGCGGTCCTTTTTTTAGTGGTGGGATTTCCACCTTTGGTTTAAATGTAGATGGCGATATTTTTGTTGCAACCTTAAATGATGGTAGTTCTAGGAGAAATACAGCTTCCATATATAAGATTATAGATGCGGCTTTAGGTGTAGATCAATACAATCTCAATTCTTCCATAGCAATTTTTCCAAATCCTGTAAATGATCTACTACATTTTAATATTTCTAATACTGATGTTCAAATTTCAGAGGTTAGAATTTATGATACTATTGGAAAAAATATACTAAATAAAACTGTTGTTGGTGAAGAAGAAAATTACCTAGATGTTTCATCAATTTCAGAAGGAATATATCAAATGAAAATATACTTAACTAATGGAAATATAGGAAATAAAAAAATAGTGGTTCGTTAAGATAGAAATCTATTTTTTAATTGAGATGATGGTACCATACAACTCTCTCTTTGTCCAAACCATTTGTATCGATTTTTAGCAATAAAATCATACATCCAGTTTCTAAGAGGTTTTGGAATAACTATAAAAAAATATGCCATTTTATGAAAACCTCCTAATATTTTCGCAACCCTTAATATTGCTGATGATTTTGAGTAAATTTTATCATTATGAATTAATAAAATTGAATCTAATTTAGAATTTGTCTCCTCAAATTGTAACAAAATATTTTTTACAGCGTCTGATTGTAAAGAAGCGAATGTAAACTGATTATTTTTATCATGCTTTATAATGTATTGAACAGATGAATTGCAAAGATTGCAAACACCATCAAAAAATAGCAGCGGCTGTTGAGGAATGTTTTTCACATTACAAAGTTACGAATTCAGTTTTGATTCGTCTTTTAACAAAATCTTAATAATAGTTTGACCGCTTATTATTAAATTCGTTTAAAATTAACAAACCAAATGATAGAGTTAAAAAATCTTCACAAATCTTATCCTATAGGAAAGAAAGATTATTTGCATGTACTTAAAGGAATTAATTTAAAAATAAATGAGGGTGAGTTTGTATCCATAATGGGATCTTCTGGTTCAGGTAAATCAACATTAATGAATATTGTTGGTTTATTAGATATACACGATGAAGGTGAGTATTTTTTAAATAATCAAAAAATTGAAAAGTTAGATGAAAAAAAAGCAGCCGTTTTAAGAAATAAGTTTCTTGGTTTTGTATTTCAATCTTTTAACTTAATTGGATATAAAACAGCGCTAGAAAATGTTGCACTTCCATTATATTACAAAGGAATCCCTAGAAAAGAACGTCAAAAAATAGCTTTAGAATATTTAGATAAAGTTGGTCTAAAAGAATGGGCAACTCATTTGCCCAATGAATTATCAGGAGGACAAAAACAACGTGTTG contains:
- a CDS encoding ABC transporter ATP-binding protein — its product is MIELKNLHKSYPIGKKDYLHVLKGINLKINEGEFVSIMGSSGSGKSTLMNIVGLLDIHDEGEYFLNNQKIEKLDEKKAAVLRNKFLGFVFQSFNLIGYKTALENVALPLYYKGIPRKERQKIALEYLDKVGLKEWATHLPNELSGGQKQRVAIARALATNPKVVLADEPTGALDSTTTDSVMDLLKDINDSGMTVFVITHEEEVAEQTDRVVRLKDGKIISDELTEKGKKRLNYV
- a CDS encoding flavohemoglobin expression-modulating QEGLA motif protein, which codes for MKLTQDKALIDIDNKIDFLVKKIELLNYINPTNIQEQKALFFASKFTVEPKFEYPQVDFNSYELQRALFSVKIEEIDDKVLRNLYEDIIYEYSGLIECIDTIGKGKKFYYNSLRCFGSPKEVDVENAKFILHFENENVSLKSKHRFNVDETEEQFRAYSKRYEFSYSIKHSDKLTAIAMVLNNEQSLILNSNYTFSQADIDILTNHEIGVHMVTTMNALRNPLKIFSHGFPNNTETQEGLAVFSEFMSDSLNMSRLKRIAYRVLAVDSLAKGYTFSKTFRMLCNYGMSEEGAYTVSVRVHRGGGFTKDYLYLTGLRNIYDFYSKGFDLKPLLTGKVSLEYIDSIEYLIDNGFAVPSKHITDSYQKNSNTNKNIAFILENLK
- a CDS encoding thiol-disulfide oxidoreductase DCC family protein, translated to MKNIPQQPLLFFDGVCNLCNSSVQYIIKHDKNNQFTFASLQSDAVKNILLQFEETNSKLDSILLIHNDKIYSKSSAILRVAKILGGFHKMAYFFIVIPKPLRNWMYDFIAKNRYKWFGQRESCMVPSSQLKNRFLS
- a CDS encoding PQQ-dependent sugar dehydrogenase — encoded protein: MKNNYLILLFCIFLLNANAQEVSVESIATGLTNPVDIQNAGDSRLFIVEKSGIIKILNDDYSINPINFLNIEPLVFSIGGEQGLLGLAFHPNYSSNGYFFVNYIDLNGNTVISRFSVSSDPNIGDESTEEVILRVEQPYSNHNGGHIEFGLDGYLYIGLGDGGDGGDPQDRAQNGNTFLGKMLRIDVDNGLPYSIPSDNPFIGNSEVLDEIWALGLRNPWKFSFERLTGHLRIADVGQGQNEEVNFVLNGVGGQNYGWRCYEGNSEFNTTGLNCSEGDFTYPIAEYSHTAGRCSITGGFSYYNTEFPALYGLYFFADFCTNEIGSIDDSNELNFSGPFFSGGISTFGLNVDGDIFVATLNDGSSRRNTASIYKIIDAALGVDQYNLNSSIAIFPNPVNDLLHFNISNTDVQISEVRIYDTIGKNILNKTVVGEEENYLDVSSISEGIYQMKIYLTNGNIGNKKIVVR
- a CDS encoding N-formylglutamate amidohydrolase gives rise to the protein MLRLSIDEIIEKIQLEEIFEAVSDDYSFTLKIDKYVHFICGAVHDGHQFRKSLWNNCLHSEYDRWFEEDPATKEMVQSFPIVIAGCDSRFEYDLNRAPETAIYTDAWGKQLWKNPLPDSERKYSLEKHTNFYRVVDALVRKIEEIFTVAVVYDMHSYNWKRWNREVPTFNLGTGNIDNNRFGDDAESWRKSLSEIKLPHNIKSTSLINDTFQGNGYFLKFITSKFKNTLVLATEVKKVYCDEYMQIMYPEVVRSIEEQLKVLLLLHATKFYSKHRKDL
- a CDS encoding sulfurtransferase; the protein is MLNISEPLVSVNWLNEHINKPNLIVIDATMKKITWEKNEYENQDIQIKNARFLDIKNVFSDTTASFPNTMLSAQEFQEQARLLGINKDSTIIVYDDIGIYTSPRVWWMFKSMGHDNIAVLDGGLPIWVKAGYTTEKPKKFIGKKGNFIANFNQNFFKNYTNVLQAINIGTEILDARSIDRFDGSKPEPREGLRSGHIPTSKNIHYNDLLNGTLLKPVDDLKKIFASKLKKEDDIIFSCGSGITACILALGATVSGYKKLSVYDGSWTEWGSLSELPIEK